From the Halobacterium zhouii genome, the window CGAAGTAACAGTCGAACCCTGTCGGATTTCTCGAGAATCCTCGGGGGTCTCTGCGGTGTACCGGCGGTAGACGTGAGGGAAGCAGCTGTGGGGCCAGTAGACGTGAGGGCGCTAACTCGTTGTGGCCTGGGTCGCTTCCGGGGTGTCGAGTGCGTCGGTGCGCTCGTCGCTCAACAGGTCCTCGAGTACGTTCGTGTCGAGGGCGTCGGCGACGTCCGAGAGGACCGATTCGCGTTCACGGATCGCAGCGGCGTCGCCGTCGTAGGCCCGCACGTACTCCGCGCGAGTGTGGTCCTCGAGTCCGTGTTTGATGGCGAAGTACCCCTCGGGAACTGCCTCGCCACAGACCTCGCACTCGTGAGTGCCGTGTTCGCTGACCTGGTGGGCGAGGAGCGCCTCGACGGTCCCGAACGTCGACCCGCAGTCGACGATCGCACAGTGCCACCCGTTCATACTCGCGTATAGCCAGAACGAATAGATAAGCCTTGTGTCGATCTGCGGGCCACTGAACCCCCGCCGTCTGCCGATTGTACGCCGAACGTCTGACGCCGGCTGTCGAGATTCGCTGGCGGCGGCGCGGCCGCGAGCGGCGGTCTCGGGCCTGGTGTGGGCTGTCCCTGCTACGGAACCCGAAAGTGTTTAGCGGCGGCTTGACTGGTATCCACCGATGGAGTACGGTGTCGTCGTTCGCTGGTGGGCGCTCTATCAGGCGCTGTTGCTCGTGGGGCTTCCGTTCACCTCACGGCTGCTGCCTGACGCGCCGGACAGCGGTGCCTCGCTTGCGATACCGACCGCGCTCGCGCTGTTGACGGTGCCGCTGTTCTGGGTCGGCCACTTCGCGTTCGGACCGCTCGTGGTCGCCGGCGTGGCGGTCGCCGTGATAGCGGTGTCGGCGTGGCTGGCGCGGGACGGCGTCGACGTGGACGCGCGCCGATACGCCGAAGTCGTCGCCGTGTTCACGGTGGCGTTCGCGTTTCTCGTCGCGATACGCGCGGCGAGCAACGGCATCGCCCCGGGTGGCGGCGAGAAGTTCCTCGATTTCGGCCTGCTACAGAGTCTGCTGCGCGCTGACCGGCTTCCGCCACAGGACATGTGGTACGCCGGCGAGCGCGTCGTCTACTACTACGGCGGCCACCTGATGACGGCCGCGCTCGCGATGCTCTCCGGGACGCAGGGGAGGTTCGCGTACAGCCCCGCGCTCGCCGGGTTCTACGCGATGGCGGTGACCGGGGCGTACGGCCTCGCGAGCACCATCGCGGCACGCACCGGCGCGCCGGCGGTGCTGGCGGGTGGCGAGCGTTCGCTGGGAGATGACGAGCGTTCCCAGACGGACGGCGAGCGCTCGCAGGCAGACGGTGGAACAGCCCAAGAGACGGGAGTCTGGACGGGCGGCGAGCGCGCGGTCCGCCCGTCGATAGCGCTCGGCGTCACGGGCGCGGTGCTCGGGGTAGCGCTGGTCGCGTTCGACGTGTCGTGGTGGATACTGGTGACGCCCGCGGCGTTCGCGCTCGCGGTCGTCACGCGTTCGCGGCGGGTACGCGCGGGCGCGCTCGCGGCGTTCGTGTTCGGGTTCGCGAGCAACGTGCTGACGCCGCTCCGGCTGCTCGCTGGGGCGAGCACGGCGCTCCGCGGGTTCATCGCGGGCACGGGGATGAACGACGCCTGGTCGCTCGCGACGACGCCGAAGACCTTCGACATGTGGCACGCGAGCAGGGTTATCGGAACCGGCATCAACGAGTTCCCGCTGTTCGCGTACCTGAACGGCGACCTGCACGGACACATGATGAGCGTCGCGGTGCTATTCGTCGTGGTCGGCATCTCGCTCGCGTACTACCGCACGCCCGCCGAGCGGCGGTGGCGGCGCCGCGGCCTGCTGTTCGTCGCGTCACCCGTCGCGGCTGGGCTGATACTCACCGTGAACACGTGGAGTTTCCCGACGGCGCTGGGCGTTCCTGCGCTCGCGGTCGCGCTCGCCGACGCGCCGCCGCGGACGCTGCTGCCCGCGCGCGTGGCCTCGCGATTGGAACGCGACCGCGGCCCGCTCCGCGAGATCCAGCGCATCCTGCTCGCGGTCGTCGCCGCTGTGGTCGTCGGTGCGCTCGCGCTCGTGGCCGTGTGGCCGTTCGTGGTGAGTGTGTTGCTCGTCGGGGCGAGCAGCCAGCACCCGGCGGTCCTTCCGGCGCCCTCGCACCTCGAGTCGTTCCTGGTGATCCACGGTGTCTTCCTCGTCGCGTTCGCCGCGTACCTCGTCTCCCGGGTGGCCCGCGACTGGCGTGACTGGCTCGCCGCGGGGCTCGCCGTCGTCGGGTTCGCCGGCATCGCCGCGTCCTTCGACCTCGTGGTCGCTGGCGTCCGCCTCGACTTCGTCGGCGTCGCGGTCGGCGGCCCACTGCTCGTCGGCGCGTGGCTGTTGCGCCGGCGTGACCGGATCGGGTTCGAGGGCGTGCTCGTGGTCGCGGGCACCGGCCTCGTGGTGCTCGTGGAGTACGTCTACCTCTCGGACGCCGCGAGCTTCGAGCGGTACAACACCGTGTTCAAGGTGTACGCGCAGGTGTGGGCGCTCTGGTCGGTCGCAGCGGGCGTAGCGCTCGCGGCGTTTGCGTCCAGAGTGTGGAGGGCCGGTGAGCGCCAGTCGGCCGTCCGAGAACACAGCAGGTCGTGGACGCCGGACGGCGCGCAACTCCGGGAGACCGCTGGGACAGCGCTCGTGGCGGTGCTCGTCGTCTCGACGTCCATCTACGGCGGCCTGGCGCTGGGCAACCACTTCGGGAGCATGGACGAGGCCACCATCGACGGCATGGAGTACGCCCACGACACCCGCCCGCATCAGGCCGAGGCCATCGAGTGGCTGAACGACAAGCCCGGGCAGCCACACATAGTCTCTGCGCCGGGTCTGAGCACCTACTCGTGGGTGAACCCGGCGTCGAGCCTGACCGGGATTCCGACCGTCGCGGGGTGGCAACACGCCGCCAACTACCACAGCGAGGAGGGGTACCAGACGCGCGTCAGCGACGTCCGAGTCATCTACAAGACTGCGGACCCGTCGTCCCGCGCGGCGCTCCTGCGGAAACACGACGTGGCGTACATCTGGGTCGGCCCGATAGAACGCAACCGCTGGGACGTCGCGGAGATGGTCGACGAACCGGGAATCGAGCCGGCGTTCCGGAACGCCGAGGTGACGGTGTACGCGGTGAACCGGACGGCGCTGGTCGAGACGCCGAACGCCGACGAAGCGGAGTGAATCGACCGAGCAGAATCAGGTGTAAAGAGCAGGCTGCGTGGAAGAACAGACCGAGCGTCAGACCGCGAGGTCGCCCGAGCGCTTCTTCACGGTGACGTCCTCTGCGTCGACGGACTCGACGTCGAGGAAGTGCGGGACGTAGTTGCGCGTCTCGTAGTCCTCGAGTTCGTCGGCGTCGCCCATGACACACCACAACTGGACCTCGTCGGGGCCGTGCCAGTCGCCGTTCCGCGTCACCTGGAAGAGGACCTTCTCCTCGCCGTCGTACTCGATGACGGCGTCACGGCGGACGCCGGGGTCGCCGTGGATGATGAGGCGCTTCATGCCTCTGGGTTCACAGTAGGGCGGATTAAACGCTTCGAAGGCCGCTCCGACCGACCGGCGCGTCGAAAAGGTACGCGAGCGGAGCGAGCACAGTCGCGAGGACGACTGCGAGGAACGTGGAGGTGGTCGAGCGGGGGAGGGCGTACACGCTCCACCGGGCAGGCGCACAATCTTTGCCCGAAGGCAGGCGAAACCGTTGCCCGAAGGAAGTCGCTGTCGCCGACCCGAACCAAACGGATTTTAAACGACCACCGCCAAGCATCTGCCAACAGAGTTGATTTAGCCTATGGAGATGCCACGCCGATTCAACAGCTACTGCCCGTTCTGCAACGAGCACCACCAGATCGAGGTCGAGAAGGTTCGGAGCGGCCGCTCCTCCGGCATGAAGTGGGACGCTCGCCGCACGAAGCGCGCGAACCACTCCATCGGGAACCACGGCCGCTTCTCGAAGGTGCCGGTCGGCAACAAGCCGACGAAGAAGACCGACCTGAAGTACCGCTGCAGCGAGTGCGGTAACGCCCACCTCCGCGAGGGATGGCGCACTGGCCGTCTCGTCCTCCAGGAATAACGATGTCAGGACAGTTCTACAAAGTCGAGTGTCCGGATTGTGAGAACGAACAGACCGTCTTCGGGAAGGCCTCTACCGAGGTCGCCTGTGCCGTCTGCGGGACGACGCTCGTGCGTCCCACGGGCGGTGAGGCCAACATCCTCGGCGAGGTCGTCGAGACCGTCGAGGCGAGATGAAGTACGAGGGCTGGCCCGAGGAGGGCGAACTCGTCGTCGGGAAGGTCGACGACATCGAGGACTTCGGCGTGTTCGTCGACCTCGAGGAGTACGAGGGCAAGCGTGGCCTCGTGCACGTCAGCGAGGTCGCCAGCGGCTGGATCAAGAACGTCCGTGACCACGTCAACGAGGACCAGACGGTCGTCGCGAAGGTCCTGGACGTCGACGAGTCGGCCCAACAGATCGACCTCTCGCTGAAGGACGTCAACGACCACCAGCACTCGGACGCCATCCAGGAGTGGAAGAACGAGCAGAAGGCCGACAAGTGGCTCACGCTCGCGTTCGGCGAGGACATGGCCGACGACCAGTTCCGCCGCGTCACGAACGGGCTGCTGGCCTCGTTCGGGAGCCTCTACGACGGCTTCGAGCAGGCGGCCATCCACGGCTACGACGCACTCGAGGACACCGACCTCGAGGACGACGAGCGGGACGCCATCGTCGAGACCGCTCGCGAGAACGTCTCCGTGCCGTACGTCACCGTCACCGGCTACGTGAGCCTCACGTCGCCGAATGCGGACGGCGTCGACGACGTGAAGGAGGCGCTGCAGGCCGCCGAGGGGAACGGAGACGTGCCCGACGAGGCCGAACTCGATGTGACGTACGTCGGGTCGCCCGAGTACCGCCTCCGCGTCCAGGCGCCGAACTACAAGACCGCCGAATCGGAACTCGAGGCCGCAGCGGACCGCGCGGTCGCGGAGATCGACGGCCTCGGCGGCGAGGGCGAGTACCACCGCAACCGCCAACTCGAGGACGAGTAGTCCGACTCGACGAGTTTTCTTCGATAGATGAAATCGGACATCCGCGTCTGTTCGGCGTGGCGCGACACCCACGACCGGCCGGTGTACACGCTCTCTCCTACGTGTCCGGAGTGCGGCGCGGACGCCGTGAACAGCGCGCCCGCCCCGTTCGACCCCGAGGACCCCTACGGACGGTATCGGCGAGCGCGCCAGTAACCTCCACGAACACCTCCAGCGCACTGCGACGCGCGCTCGCAGACGAGCGCGACCGACGCTCTCTTAAGGAGCGCTCCCGCCGCTAGAGGCATGGACGAAATCGACATCGAGTGGGCGGCGACGCCCGAACTCGAGGACCCCGTGTTCGTCGAAGGACTGCCGGGCGTCGGGCACGTCGGAAAACTCGTCGCCGAACACGTCGTCGAGGAGGCGGACAGCGAACTCGTCTGCCAGATCTACACCGAGCACTTCCCGCCCCAGGTGACCGTGGACGACGACGGCGTCGCGGAACTCGCCGCCGCGGACGTCCACGCCGTCGAGACGGAGGGCCGGGACCTGCTCGTGCTCAGCGGGAACCACCAGGCCCAGGACAACATCGGCCACTACCGGGTCACGGAGTCGTTCCTCGACGTCGCCGAGGAGTTTGGCGCCACTGAACTGTACGCGCTCGGCGGCGTCCCCACGGGCGAACTCGTCGAGGAACACGACGTCCTCGGCGCCGTCTCCGACGCCGACATGAAAGACCGCCTCGAGGACGCCGGCGTCGAGTTCCGCAGCGAGGAACCCTCCGGCGGCATCGTCGGTTCGAGCGGCCTCCTGCTCGGTCTCGGCGGCCGCCGCGGCCACGACGCCGCCTGCCTCATGGGCGAGACCTCTGGCTACCTCGTCGACCCGAAAGCCGCGAAGGCCGTCCTCGGCGTCCTCGAATCGCTGCTCGGCTTCGAGGTGGACGAGGAAGCCCTCGACGACCGCGCCGAGGACATGGAGGACGTCGTCGGCCGCCTCCAGGAGATGGAGGAAGGCCCGAGCCCCGGCAGCGACGACGACCTGCGCTACATCGGCTAGAAACGGACGGTCTTCTCCCTTCTCCCTTCTTCCGCAGCGGTAGCCCTTGCTTCCCACATCCCCGAAGCCCTCGCGCGCTCCAGTCCCGGGGCTCGCTGCGCGCCTTCACTCGCTTCGCTCGTTTCGGTGCTTGTTCCGAGAGACCCTTTGCGTCTCTCGACGTTCGCCTCGCGTTGCTCGGCTCACCTTCGCCCGGGTTCCTGGAGCGCACTCGCCCTTCGGAAGTCCGCCAGGCGACCGGCTGATCAGTCCACTGGACGCCGGTTGGTCAACAGAGAGAAACAGGGCAGTCGTATCCTCGGCTGACTCGACCGGCGAACGATTCTTTTCCCGCCACTGCGTACCACGACGTGTGTTCCCGGGTTGGCTCGAACTGGGACTGGTCATCGCGGGCCTGGTCTCCGTGGTGGTCGCGGCGCTGTTCGTCGTCGGGGAGCGACTGTACCCGACGGAACCGGTCACGCCGGCCGGGTCAGTGTCCGGGGAGTGGAAACGCAGACAGGAGATCCGGGAGTACCTGCGCGCAATCGACGAACCGTTCGCGGAGGAGCACTTCGTCGCGGGGACGCACGTCGCGTTCTACCTGCCAGGGCGTGACGTCGCCATCACGTTCGACGCGCCCGCGTACTTCCGCATCAGGAACGCGAAGACGCACGTCGTGCTCGCGGAACACGAGATGCCGGGGCGACACCTCGGCGGCCGCCTGCCGTTCGAGACGCCCGACCCCGGCGAACTGTTCGGCGAGGAATCCGGAGAGCGCGACGACGAGGCGGACGCGGACAGCGTGGAGCGCGCGTTCGACACGCTGGGGCTCCCGCGGTCCGCGAGCGAGTCCGAGGTGAAGGCGGCCTACAGGGAGCGAGTGAAGGACGTCCACCCCGACCACGGCGGCGACCGGGAGACCTTCGAACGGGTTCGGGAGGCGTACGCGGCGGCGCGGCAGGCGAGCACGTCGTGAGTAGCGTTCTGCTGTAGCTACGCCAGGTCCGTCACTTCGTAGTTCGCGCCGGCGTCCCGAAGCGGGTCGGTGACGCGGCCGACGGCGTCCGCGACGGCGACGACCACGACGTCCAGCCCGCGGCTCGCGGCGTCGGCGGCGACCTCCCCGGCGGCGAACGTCACGGCTGGCTCGCGGTCGGCGCGGCGGAGCGCGACGACGGCTTCGACGCCCGCGGCGACCACGAGGTCGGCGTCCGCGGTGGCACTGCGGAGGCGCTCGGCGTCGGTCGCGTGACTCCCGCCCGACCGCACCGCGGGAACCTGGTAGACAGTGACGTCGCCGGGTTCGAGGTCGATGATGCCCTCGAAGCCCGTGACGCCGACGTCCTCGCCGGCGGCGGCGTCCGTCGTCGCGATGCCGGTCGCGGGCCCGACGTCGCCGGGAGTCGCGTGCAGCAGCCCCTCGCGCATCTCGAGGGAGACCGTGTCCTCGGCCTCGACGTCGTCGGTGGCGATGGCGGCGTCCTCGTTCACGCCGCCGAGTACGTCCTCGGAGACGCGGTCGGCGTACCGACGTACGTTCGAAGCAGTGCGCAGGAGCCAGTCGACGCCCTCTTTCGTGACGCGGTAGCGCGACCGCCCCTCCTTCGTGACGAGGCCGTCCTCGACGAGTTCGCGGATGTACTCGGAGACGGCCTGGCTGGTGACGCCGACGGCCTCTGCGATTTCGCCCTGGCTGACGGCGGGCTGGCGGTCCGCGATCTCCACGAGGACCCGGAACCGCGTGGCGCTGCGTTTGTCCGCGAGGACGTCGACCATACGGGAGGCGTCGTACGCGCGCGTCAAAACCGCATCGGTGGGCAGTCGGGTCGGCGAGCAACTGCATCGGCGAGCAACTGCATCGGTGGGCTGGTCGGCGGGGTGTGCGACCGCCGAACCTAACTCGGTTCGCGTCCCATCCGAAGTCGTGAGCGAGTCGTGACCGACCCGCCGTCGTGGGCGACGTTCGCGGAGCGAGCGGTCTACTTGTCGGACGCGGACGCGCTGGTGCTCGCGGACTTCCACGTCGGACGGGACGCCGCCTCGAACGTGGCGCTCCCGCTGGGGGAGCGCGCGGACCTCACGGAGCGCCTGCACGCGCTCCTCGGGGAGTTCGCGCCGTCGGTGGTGGTGTTCGCGGGCGACGTGTTGCACGTCCACGGGAGTCTGCCGGACGGCGCGGAGGCGACGGTTCGCGCGCTCGTGGACGCCGTCGCGGAGGCAGGCGCGTCCCTCCGCGTGGCGCGCGGGAACCACGACACAATGCTCGACTCCTTCGGCGTCGACGTGGACGCGGCGGTCGAACTCGCGGACGGAACCGTGGTCTGTCACGGTCACGAGGAGCCGACTGCGGATGCCGAGCGACTCGTCGTCGGCCACGAACACCCGGCGATTCGCGTCGAGGGCCAGCGACACCCGTGTTTTCTCTACGGACCGGGCGAGTACGAGAGCGCAGACGCGCTCGTGCTGCCGGCGTTCTCCCGTCTCGCCGCTGGCACGCTCGTGAACGGCCTGACTCCGGGGTCGTCGCTCTCCCCGCTCCTGCGCGACCCGGACGACTTCCATCCCGTCGTCGTGAGCGACGACGACCCCCTCGTGTTCCCGCGCCTCGGGGATTTGCGCAGCCACCTGTGAGTTCGAGTGGCGGACCCACCCCGCCCGTTTCGAAGGGACAGGGCTTTTCTCCCGGACCACCAACCCGGGCGCATGGAGACGACGCCGGCCTTCGAGGGCCTTCGCTGCGTAGATTGCGGGGAGACGTTCGACCCGGAGACGGCGACCCACCGCTGCCCTGACTGCGAGGGCATCCTCGACCCGACGTACGACTACGATTCGGTCGAGTTGGACCGCGATGACCTGGAATCACGGCGCTTCGAGTCGATGTGGCGCTACGAGGAACTGCTCCCGTTCACCTGTGACTCGGCGGTGTCGATGCACGAGGGCACGACGCCGCTCGTGGAGTGCCCGCGTCTCGCCGACGAACTCGGCGTCGAGCGCGTGCTGATAAAGGACGAGGGGCAGAACCCGACGGGCACGTTCAAGGACCGCGGGCAGACGCTCGCGGTGACCGCGGCGGTCCAGCACGGCGCGAGCGACGTGGCGCTTGCCTCCGCCGGCAACGCGGGGCAGGCCGCGTCGGCGTACGCGGGTCGCGCGGGCCTCGACAGCCACGTCTTCCTGCCGACGCGCTCGGGGTTCACGAACAAGGCGATGGTGAACGTCCACGGCGGCGACATGACCATCGTCGAGGGGCGCATCGGCGACGCGGGCGCGGCCTACGAGGACGCGATGGCCGACCACGACGACTGGTACTCCGTGAAGACGTTCGAGACGCCGTACCGCCACGAGGGCAAGAAGACGATGTACTACGAAGTCGTCGAGCAACTCGACTGGGAAGTTCCCGACCGCGTCGTTTACCCGACCGGCGGCGGCGTCGGCCTCGTCGGGATGCAGAAGGCCGCCGAGGAGTTCCGCGACCTGGGGCTCACCGACGACCTGCCCGCGATGTACGCCGCACAGGCCGAGGGCTGCGCGCCGGTGGTGCGCGCGTTCGAGGAGGACAGAGACACCCACGAGGCGTGGGACGCACCGGACACCATCTGTGGCGGCATCGAGATCCCGGACCCGGGCGCCAGCCCCCTGATTCTCGACGCGCTCCGGGAGAGCGGCGGCGGCGCGGTCGCCACGAGCGACGAGGACATCCTCGACGCGGCGGTGCTGGTCGCCCAGCACGAGGGCATCGAGATGGGCGCGACGCCCGCGGCGGCCGCGTCGGGTGCGTGGGAACTCGCACAGCAGGGCGAGTTCGACGAGGACGACACGGTCGTCGTGATGAACACGGGCACCGCGAACAAGGACGCCGACGTGGTGCGCTCGCACCTGATGGGGAAGGGACTGTAGACCGCCGCCTGCCCGCCACCGGCAACTGTGCACTGATTCACCCGCCAAACCTAAGTTTTAGACGCGTCAAATAACGGGCAACAGATGCTCTCTGACGTGATGGAGGACTACCTGAAGGCGGTTTACGCGCTCCAGCGCGAGCACGGGCCGCCCGTCCGCACGTCCACGCTCGCGGACTACCTCGGTGTGACCCCACCGACCGTCACGAGCATGGTGGAGAAACTCGCCGACCGCGGCCTCGTAGAACGGGAGAAGTACAAGGGCGTGGAGCTCACCCCCGACGGCGAGACCGTCGCCGTCGAGGTGCTGCGCCACCACCGCCTCCTCGAGGCGTTTTTAGCTGATCACCTCGACTACGAGTGGGACCGCGTTCACGAGGAGGCCGACACGCTCGAACACCACATCAGCGAGGAGTTCGAGCGCCGCCTCGCCGAGAAACTCGACGACCCCAGCGTCGACCCCCACGGCGACCCGATTCCCAGCGAGGACCTCGAGATTCCCGACGACGACACCGCCACCGTGCTCTCCGACCACGAGGCGGGCGACCGCGTCGTGGTCGCGCGCGTCAGCGACCGCGACGACGACGAACTGCGCTACCTCGCGGAATCCGGCGTCGAACCCGGTACCGAACTCGAACTCGTCGAGCACACGCCCATCGGCGTGGTCGTCGTGCGGATCGGCGACGAGACAGTCCACCTCCCCGACGACGTCGCCGCCACCATCCGCGTCCGGGCCGTGAACGCCGAGGTGACCTCCTGAATGGAGGCGGTCCCCGGCGCACTCGCGGTCGCGTACGTGGTCGCCGTCGCGGACGCCGTCGGCACTGCGTACGGTAGCTACGCCACACCCCTTGCCACCGTCGTTCACTCGATCGCAGCTGGGGGCGTCGGCGGCGTCATCGATCGGTACGACGCGTTCGGGCCGCTTCTGGGTTCGTTCCTCGCGAACACGCTCGCCACGTTCGGCGACAAGGGCCAACTCGTCGTGCTCGCGCTCGCGTCCCGCTACGACGTCAAGAAGGTGTTCGTCGGGGCGATGGGCGCGTTCGTCGCGTGGAGCGCCCTCGAGGTCGCGTTCGGGGCGTGGGTAACGAGCGTGCTTCCGGCGGGCGTGATGGCGCTGGTCACCGGCGGCCTGTTCGTCGGGTTCGCGCTCCTCACGCTCCGCGAGGCGCTCCAGCAGTTGCGCGTCACGCAACTGCCGTGGCCGATCGGCCCGCGGCCCACGGACACCGACGGCGGCCACGACGTGCTCTCAGAGCGCGTCCAGCGCGTGGTCGCTGGCCGCGGCCCCGTCGCCGCGTCCTTCCTCGCCATCGGGGTCGCGGAGTTCGGCGACAAGACCCAGGCGCTCACCATCGCGCTCGCCGCCCACTTCCCGGAGAGCAGACTCCTCGTGTTCGTCGGCGTCGTCGCCGCGCTCGGTCTCCGCACGGGCGTCGACGTGTACATCGGCGACCACCTCGAGAACC encodes:
- a CDS encoding DUF7565 family protein, translating into MNGWHCAIVDCGSTFGTVEALLAHQVSEHGTHECEVCGEAVPEGYFAIKHGLEDHTRAEYVRAYDGDAAAIRERESVLSDVADALDTNVLEDLLSDERTDALDTPEATQATTS
- a CDS encoding DUF2298 domain-containing protein, encoding MEYGVVVRWWALYQALLLVGLPFTSRLLPDAPDSGASLAIPTALALLTVPLFWVGHFAFGPLVVAGVAVAVIAVSAWLARDGVDVDARRYAEVVAVFTVAFAFLVAIRAASNGIAPGGGEKFLDFGLLQSLLRADRLPPQDMWYAGERVVYYYGGHLMTAALAMLSGTQGRFAYSPALAGFYAMAVTGAYGLASTIAARTGAPAVLAGGERSLGDDERSQTDGERSQADGGTAQETGVWTGGERAVRPSIALGVTGAVLGVALVAFDVSWWILVTPAAFALAVVTRSRRVRAGALAAFVFGFASNVLTPLRLLAGASTALRGFIAGTGMNDAWSLATTPKTFDMWHASRVIGTGINEFPLFAYLNGDLHGHMMSVAVLFVVVGISLAYYRTPAERRWRRRGLLFVASPVAAGLILTVNTWSFPTALGVPALAVALADAPPRTLLPARVASRLERDRGPLREIQRILLAVVAAVVVGALALVAVWPFVVSVLLVGASSQHPAVLPAPSHLESFLVIHGVFLVAFAAYLVSRVARDWRDWLAAGLAVVGFAGIAASFDLVVAGVRLDFVGVAVGGPLLVGAWLLRRRDRIGFEGVLVVAGTGLVVLVEYVYLSDAASFERYNTVFKVYAQVWALWSVAAGVALAAFASRVWRAGERQSAVREHSRSWTPDGAQLRETAGTALVAVLVVSTSIYGGLALGNHFGSMDEATIDGMEYAHDTRPHQAEAIEWLNDKPGQPHIVSAPGLSTYSWVNPASSLTGIPTVAGWQHAANYHSEEGYQTRVSDVRVIYKTADPSSRAALLRKHDVAYIWVGPIERNRWDVAEMVDEPGIEPAFRNAEVTVYAVNRTALVETPNADEAE
- a CDS encoding HAH_0734 family protein, which gives rise to MKRLIIHGDPGVRRDAVIEYDGEEKVLFQVTRNGDWHGPDEVQLWCVMGDADELEDYETRNYVPHFLDVESVDAEDVTVKKRSGDLAV
- a CDS encoding 50S ribosomal protein L44e, coding for MEMPRRFNSYCPFCNEHHQIEVEKVRSGRSSGMKWDARRTKRANHSIGNHGRFSKVPVGNKPTKKTDLKYRCSECGNAHLREGWRTGRLVLQE
- a CDS encoding 30S ribosomal protein S27e; translation: MSGQFYKVECPDCENEQTVFGKASTEVACAVCGTTLVRPTGGEANILGEVVETVEAR
- a CDS encoding translation initiation factor IF-2 subunit alpha; this encodes MKYEGWPEEGELVVGKVDDIEDFGVFVDLEEYEGKRGLVHVSEVASGWIKNVRDHVNEDQTVVAKVLDVDESAQQIDLSLKDVNDHQHSDAIQEWKNEQKADKWLTLAFGEDMADDQFRRVTNGLLASFGSLYDGFEQAAIHGYDALEDTDLEDDERDAIVETARENVSVPYVTVTGYVSLTSPNADGVDDVKEALQAAEGNGDVPDEAELDVTYVGSPEYRLRVQAPNYKTAESELEAAADRAVAEIDGLGGEGEYHRNRQLEDE
- a CDS encoding RNA-protein complex protein Nop10; translated protein: MKSDIRVCSAWRDTHDRPVYTLSPTCPECGADAVNSAPAPFDPEDPYGRYRRARQ
- a CDS encoding proteasome assembly chaperone family protein, translating into MDEIDIEWAATPELEDPVFVEGLPGVGHVGKLVAEHVVEEADSELVCQIYTEHFPPQVTVDDDGVAELAAADVHAVETEGRDLLVLSGNHQAQDNIGHYRVTESFLDVAEEFGATELYALGGVPTGELVEEHDVLGAVSDADMKDRLEDAGVEFRSEEPSGGIVGSSGLLLGLGGRRGHDAACLMGETSGYLVDPKAAKAVLGVLESLLGFEVDEEALDDRAEDMEDVVGRLQEMEEGPSPGSDDDLRYIG
- a CDS encoding J domain-containing protein, whose protein sequence is MFPGWLELGLVIAGLVSVVVAALFVVGERLYPTEPVTPAGSVSGEWKRRQEIREYLRAIDEPFAEEHFVAGTHVAFYLPGRDVAITFDAPAYFRIRNAKTHVVLAEHEMPGRHLGGRLPFETPDPGELFGEESGERDDEADADSVERAFDTLGLPRSASESEVKAAYRERVKDVHPDHGGDRETFERVREAYAAARQASTS
- a CDS encoding MarR family transcriptional regulator, which gives rise to MVDVLADKRSATRFRVLVEIADRQPAVSQGEIAEAVGVTSQAVSEYIRELVEDGLVTKEGRSRYRVTKEGVDWLLRTASNVRRYADRVSEDVLGGVNEDAAIATDDVEAEDTVSLEMREGLLHATPGDVGPATGIATTDAAAGEDVGVTGFEGIIDLEPGDVTVYQVPAVRSGGSHATDAERLRSATADADLVVAAGVEAVVALRRADREPAVTFAAGEVAADAASRGLDVVVVAVADAVGRVTDPLRDAGANYEVTDLA
- a CDS encoding metallophosphoesterase, whose product is MTDPPSWATFAERAVYLSDADALVLADFHVGRDAASNVALPLGERADLTERLHALLGEFAPSVVVFAGDVLHVHGSLPDGAEATVRALVDAVAEAGASLRVARGNHDTMLDSFGVDVDAAVELADGTVVCHGHEEPTADAERLVVGHEHPAIRVEGQRHPCFLYGPGEYESADALVLPAFSRLAAGTLVNGLTPGSSLSPLLRDPDDFHPVVVSDDDPLVFPRLGDLRSHL
- a CDS encoding threonine synthase, whose translation is METTPAFEGLRCVDCGETFDPETATHRCPDCEGILDPTYDYDSVELDRDDLESRRFESMWRYEELLPFTCDSAVSMHEGTTPLVECPRLADELGVERVLIKDEGQNPTGTFKDRGQTLAVTAAVQHGASDVALASAGNAGQAASAYAGRAGLDSHVFLPTRSGFTNKAMVNVHGGDMTIVEGRIGDAGAAYEDAMADHDDWYSVKTFETPYRHEGKKTMYYEVVEQLDWEVPDRVVYPTGGGVGLVGMQKAAEEFRDLGLTDDLPAMYAAQAEGCAPVVRAFEEDRDTHEAWDAPDTICGGIEIPDPGASPLILDALRESGGGAVATSDEDILDAAVLVAQHEGIEMGATPAAAASGAWELAQQGEFDEDDTVVVMNTGTANKDADVVRSHLMGKGL
- a CDS encoding metal-dependent transcriptional regulator → MLSDVMEDYLKAVYALQREHGPPVRTSTLADYLGVTPPTVTSMVEKLADRGLVEREKYKGVELTPDGETVAVEVLRHHRLLEAFLADHLDYEWDRVHEEADTLEHHISEEFERRLAEKLDDPSVDPHGDPIPSEDLEIPDDDTATVLSDHEAGDRVVVARVSDRDDDELRYLAESGVEPGTELELVEHTPIGVVVVRIGDETVHLPDDVAATIRVRAVNAEVTS
- a CDS encoding TMEM165/GDT1 family protein; translation: MEAVPGALAVAYVVAVADAVGTAYGSYATPLATVVHSIAAGGVGGVIDRYDAFGPLLGSFLANTLATFGDKGQLVVLALASRYDVKKVFVGAMGAFVAWSALEVAFGAWVTSVLPAGVMALVTGGLFVGFALLTLREALQQLRVTQLPWPIGPRPTDTDGGHDVLSERVQRVVAGRGPVAASFLAIGVAEFGDKTQALTIALAAHFPESRLLVFVGVVAALGLRTGVDVYIGDHLENRLPTGAIELAAGIVFLAFGLAAFGVIGDFGLVAGIVLALAVAVVVAYATGR